In Halobaculum limi, one DNA window encodes the following:
- a CDS encoding 5'-deoxyadenosine deaminase, translating to MLLAGTVVADPDTVIEDGAVVVEDDTITAVGDESMLVDRYPDHERREFGIVAPGTVGAHVHSVQSLGRGIADDVSLLDWLHDHVLPMEGGLGAEGMRLAAELGYLECLESGVTTVIDHLSVHHAGEALEAAIDSGIRARAGKVLMDTNAPDGLRQDTGRALAESEGHIWKYHGAADGRIRYAVTPRFAVTCTDECLRGCRELADAYDGVRIHTHASENTDEIELVEERTGQRNVEYLHEVGLTGEDVILAHCVHTDEAERDIIAQTGTHVTHCPSSNMKLASGIAPVEDYLDRGINVALGNDGPPCNNTLDPFTELKQASLLAKVDGFDPTAVDAATALRMATLNGARAAGFERVGAIREGWTADVLGIDTDLTRATPVHDPISHLVFAAHGDDVRFTMVDGDVVYDEAAGGHQTLDAERIRAEANAFDVPTAATSEE from the coding sequence ATGCTACTCGCCGGAACCGTCGTCGCCGACCCCGACACCGTCATCGAGGACGGTGCGGTGGTCGTCGAGGACGACACTATCACTGCTGTCGGCGACGAGTCGATGCTTGTCGACCGCTACCCCGACCACGAGCGCCGCGAGTTCGGCATCGTCGCGCCCGGAACCGTGGGCGCGCACGTCCACTCCGTCCAGTCGCTCGGGCGCGGTATCGCGGACGACGTGTCGCTGCTCGACTGGTTGCACGACCACGTCCTCCCAATGGAGGGCGGCCTCGGCGCCGAGGGGATGCGCCTCGCGGCGGAACTCGGCTATCTGGAGTGTCTCGAGTCCGGCGTGACGACCGTCATCGACCACCTCTCGGTCCACCACGCTGGGGAGGCGCTGGAGGCGGCCATCGACTCGGGTATCCGCGCCCGCGCCGGGAAGGTGCTGATGGACACGAACGCTCCCGACGGCCTCCGGCAGGACACGGGGCGGGCGCTCGCGGAGTCCGAGGGCCACATCTGGAAGTACCACGGCGCGGCCGACGGCCGGATTCGCTACGCCGTCACGCCACGCTTCGCCGTCACCTGTACCGACGAGTGCCTGCGCGGGTGTCGCGAACTCGCCGACGCCTACGACGGCGTCCGTATCCACACCCACGCCTCGGAGAACACCGACGAGATCGAACTCGTCGAGGAGCGGACCGGCCAGCGAAACGTCGAATACCTCCACGAGGTCGGCCTCACCGGCGAGGACGTGATCCTCGCACACTGCGTCCACACCGACGAGGCTGAACGCGACATCATCGCGCAGACGGGCACACACGTCACCCACTGCCCGAGTTCCAATATGAAACTCGCGTCAGGGATCGCGCCCGTCGAGGACTACCTCGACCGCGGCATCAACGTCGCCCTCGGCAACGACGGCCCGCCGTGTAACAACACGCTCGATCCGTTCACCGAACTCAAGCAGGCGAGCCTTCTCGCGAAGGTCGACGGGTTCGACCCCACCGCCGTCGACGCCGCGACCGCGCTTCGGATGGCGACGCTCAACGGCGCACGCGCGGCCGGATTCGAGCGAGTAGGGGCGATCCGAGAGGGGTGGACTGCGGACGTCCTCGGCATCGACACGGACCTCACCCGGGCGACGCCGGTCCACGACCCCATCAGTCATCTCGTGTTCGCCGCTCACGGTGACGACGTTCGGTTCACGATGGTCGACGGCGACGTGGTGTACGACGAGGCCGCCGGCGGCCACCAGACGCTCGACGCCGAGCGGATTCGCGCGGAGGCGAACGCTTTCGACGTGCCGACGGCCGCGACGTCCGAGGAGTAA
- a CDS encoding SRPBCC domain-containing protein — translation MTNISVTTDIAAPAALVYEVLTDFDAYPEWNEYTRIDGVAAAGERLAVAPGPAAGSAPTFRPTVKQADGSQLRWIGHLWVRGLFDGEHRFRVEAVDDDTARLTQDERFTGLLAGLLFRRYGDDWHANFAAVNEALKARAESLAAERSDDATATA, via the coding sequence ATGACCAACATCTCCGTCACGACCGACATCGCGGCCCCCGCTGCCCTGGTGTACGAGGTGCTCACCGACTTCGACGCCTACCCCGAGTGGAACGAGTACACGCGCATCGACGGCGTCGCCGCGGCGGGTGAGCGACTCGCCGTCGCTCCGGGCCCCGCCGCGGGGTCGGCGCCGACGTTCCGCCCGACGGTGAAACAGGCCGACGGCTCGCAACTCCGCTGGATCGGTCACCTGTGGGTGCGCGGCCTGTTCGACGGCGAACACCGCTTCCGCGTCGAAGCGGTCGACGACGACACCGCACGACTGACGCAGGACGAGCGATTCACCGGCCTCCTCGCTGGACTGCTGTTCCGGCGCTACGGCGACGACTGGCACGCCAACTTCGCCGCCGTCAACGAGGCGCTGAAAGCCCGTGCGGAGTCGCTGGCGGCCGAGCGCTCGGACGACGCGACCGCGACGGCCTGA
- a CDS encoding MATE family efflux transporter, with product MTDSPSAANGSDLVEGDLLRPMLRVAWPLVLIQLLQVAYNVADTFWLGRLSADAVGALSLAFPIVFLFISVGGGFTAAGAILVAQHTGASAASGGSDREAGKVAGTVLGFVMLVAMVLGALGYVAVGPALSLIPADAQTATDIVPLAAAYMRVFFLATPFLFGFFVFVSLMRGYGDTRAPLRVMVISVAINVVFDPFLIFGWGPFPALGIEGAAWATLISRAVATVVGWYVLFGTPAGPAVKISDLVPQPRIVKKVVRLGVPSALEQSGVSLAFVVLTALVATFPPAVVAAYGLGNRLISLVFLPAMGLAQAVNTVVGQNLGAEKPDRAWRAVRAALGVVTAVMIPLTLLTAAFPAPIVQVFLPPGSPDAAATIEYAATYLRVASVMFVFLGVFEISRGAFRGAGRTTTALALSLVAVWLVRVPVTYAAVFVYDFGTTGIWWAVVAGDVVGAIVGLAWLLRGTWMRSVVDPPAGVPADD from the coding sequence ATGACCGATTCTCCTTCGGCAGCGAACGGCTCGGATCTCGTCGAGGGGGACCTCCTCCGGCCGATGTTGCGGGTCGCGTGGCCGCTCGTGCTCATCCAACTCCTCCAGGTGGCGTACAACGTCGCCGACACCTTCTGGTTGGGTCGGCTCTCCGCGGACGCGGTCGGGGCGCTCTCGCTGGCGTTCCCCATCGTCTTCCTGTTCATCAGCGTCGGCGGCGGCTTCACCGCCGCGGGTGCGATCCTCGTCGCCCAGCACACCGGCGCGAGCGCTGCGAGCGGCGGAAGCGACCGCGAGGCCGGGAAGGTCGCCGGGACCGTGCTCGGGTTCGTGATGCTCGTCGCGATGGTGCTCGGAGCCCTCGGCTACGTCGCCGTCGGCCCGGCGCTGTCACTCATCCCCGCCGACGCGCAGACGGCGACCGATATTGTCCCGCTGGCGGCGGCGTATATGCGGGTGTTCTTCCTCGCGACGCCGTTCCTGTTCGGCTTCTTCGTGTTCGTCTCGCTGATGCGTGGCTACGGCGACACCCGCGCTCCGCTTCGCGTGATGGTGATCTCCGTCGCGATCAACGTCGTCTTCGACCCGTTCCTCATCTTCGGGTGGGGGCCGTTCCCCGCGCTGGGGATCGAGGGCGCGGCGTGGGCGACGCTCATCTCGCGGGCGGTCGCTACGGTCGTCGGCTGGTACGTCCTGTTCGGCACGCCCGCCGGACCGGCGGTCAAGATCAGCGATCTGGTTCCCCAACCGCGAATCGTCAAGAAGGTCGTCCGCCTCGGCGTCCCGTCGGCGCTGGAGCAGTCGGGCGTCTCGCTGGCGTTCGTCGTCCTGACGGCGCTCGTGGCGACGTTCCCGCCGGCGGTCGTCGCGGCGTACGGCCTCGGCAACCGCCTCATATCGCTGGTGTTCCTCCCCGCGATGGGGCTGGCACAGGCTGTCAACACCGTCGTCGGGCAGAACCTCGGCGCGGAGAAACCCGACCGCGCGTGGCGGGCCGTTCGGGCGGCACTTGGCGTCGTGACGGCGGTGATGATCCCGCTGACGCTGCTGACGGCGGCGTTTCCCGCACCCATCGTGCAGGTGTTCCTGCCGCCGGGGTCGCCGGACGCCGCCGCGACCATCGAGTACGCGGCGACGTACCTCCGGGTCGCGTCGGTGATGTTCGTGTTCCTCGGCGTGTTCGAGATATCGCGCGGTGCGTTCCGCGGGGCCGGCCGGACGACCACGGCGCTGGCGCTGTCGCTCGTGGCGGTGTGGCTGGTTCGCGTCCCCGTCACCTACGCCGCGGTGTTCGTGTACGACTTCGGCACGACGGGCATCTGGTGGGCGGTCGTCGCCGGCGACGTGGTCGGTGCTATCGTCGGCCTCGCGTGGCTGCTTCGCGGCACGTGGATGCGGTCGGTGGTCGATCCCCCCGCAGGCGTCCCGGCGGACGACTGA
- a CDS encoding bile acid:sodium symporter family protein: MVAGVSEMFESLIGLLLTIQGVAATVGLIALMAQFGIQLTPGDVLRTTREYNLVLRWVLANLLFVPLAAALFGIVFQLPQPLAITLVLVAVAPGAPFIPLLVGMAGQDSHEAVRLTAALTFVAVATVPLFVAVLLFILGVESDFSPRRLLVPLSVVLLAPMIAGIAVRTRRPALADRLARPIAALANLALAIALSIIALLGLPRIVEVFAVLFGTGAILLLTLFVFVSIGIGWLLGGPTPQSRRVLALGTAGRNVNIALFVATGAFPASGVDGGIIAFTVLMFVVSILVARYWRRTPPSDGAETHS; the protein is encoded by the coding sequence ATGGTAGCCGGCGTGTCAGAGATGTTCGAGTCGCTCATCGGTCTCCTCCTCACGATTCAGGGGGTCGCCGCGACAGTGGGACTCATCGCCCTGATGGCACAGTTCGGGATCCAACTGACACCTGGCGACGTCCTCCGGACGACTCGTGAGTACAATCTCGTCTTGCGATGGGTCCTCGCGAACTTGCTATTCGTCCCACTCGCCGCAGCGCTGTTTGGAATCGTGTTCCAGCTTCCACAGCCGCTCGCAATCACGCTCGTGCTGGTCGCCGTCGCCCCCGGCGCTCCGTTCATCCCGCTGCTGGTAGGGATGGCCGGGCAGGACTCTCACGAAGCGGTTCGACTGACGGCGGCGCTGACTTTCGTGGCCGTGGCCACCGTCCCGCTGTTCGTCGCCGTACTGTTGTTCATCCTCGGCGTCGAGTCCGACTTCTCCCCGCGGCGACTTCTGGTCCCACTGAGTGTCGTACTCCTCGCACCGATGATCGCGGGCATCGCCGTTCGAACACGGCGCCCTGCACTTGCCGACCGTCTCGCCCGCCCGATAGCGGCTCTCGCCAATCTCGCGCTGGCTATAGCCCTCAGCATCATCGCGCTCCTCGGCTTGCCCCGAATCGTCGAGGTGTTCGCGGTCCTCTTCGGGACGGGAGCGATCCTCCTCCTGACGTTGTTCGTGTTCGTGTCCATCGGCATCGGGTGGCTCTTGGGAGGGCCGACCCCGCAGAGTCGGCGTGTGCTTGCCCTCGGAACTGCCGGACGGAACGTCAACATCGCCCTGTTCGTCGCCACCGGAGCGTTTCCGGCGTCGGGCGTAGATGGTGGAATCATCGCGTTCACCGTGTTGATGTTCGTCGTCTCGATACTCGTGGCTCGGTACTGGCGACGAACTCCACCGTCCGACGGCGCCGAGACTCACAGCTAG
- a CDS encoding methyltransferase family protein — protein sequence MDIVSTVAGLVAGVGVVAATTVLVGLVATLVVPGFRVWPPGDDDGLRRAYLVCSRTFFVCFLVAGGVGFGGVSVPAAVRVAGGVLAAVAFVTLTRADLGEENTRGRAEGLVTGGTYHYSRNPQVVGFVGLFVGYALATAAPTAGVLAVLGVAWMLLSVFVEEPWLREQYGDAYEAYRRSVPRFVGIRTVRRWLGTD from the coding sequence ATGGACATCGTGTCAACGGTGGCCGGACTTGTCGCTGGCGTCGGCGTCGTCGCCGCGACGACGGTGCTCGTCGGTCTCGTGGCGACCCTCGTCGTTCCGGGGTTCAGAGTGTGGCCGCCGGGCGACGACGACGGACTTCGACGGGCGTACCTCGTCTGCTCGCGGACGTTTTTCGTCTGTTTTCTCGTGGCCGGCGGCGTCGGGTTCGGGGGCGTATCAGTTCCCGCAGCCGTGCGCGTCGCCGGCGGCGTTCTCGCGGCAGTGGCGTTCGTTACGCTCACCCGGGCTGACCTCGGTGAGGAGAACACGCGAGGGCGTGCGGAGGGGTTGGTCACCGGCGGGACGTATCACTACAGCCGGAACCCGCAGGTCGTCGGGTTCGTCGGCTTATTCGTCGGCTACGCGCTCGCGACGGCCGCGCCTACGGCGGGTGTGCTCGCCGTCCTCGGCGTCGCGTGGATGCTGCTCAGCGTGTTCGTCGAGGAACCGTGGCTCCGCGAGCAGTACGGAGACGCCTACGAGGCGTATCGTCGGTCTGTTCCCCGGTTCGTCGGGATCCGGACAGTCCGTCGGTGGCTCGGGACCGACTGA
- a CDS encoding segregation/condensation protein A produces MRTANPSRRCRRMIETPDDIDIAHPDETDDDEVEPVELLVNLAEEGEIDPWDIDVVEVTDAFLDRLDETDLRTGGRALFYASVLLRMKSDDMLAADDEDPEEEIEPWEAAFQDDAAMRDDGPIDDGFDPIDALEDEMDRRLDRKSTRGSPETLDELVRELREAERGTWWKESRQYDTSASPRGFSRGTQTLEYHDADSLRREGEPGEEDVTGTTHEEDIEAVIDDVRGRLRPQYDRGRAEVLFREVSDVGTTAVMTYLALLFLAHRGEVTLEQDDLFGDLWVRDVSMAAAGDEATAD; encoded by the coding sequence GTGAGGACGGCGAACCCGTCCCGGAGGTGCAGGCGGATGATTGAGACGCCCGACGACATCGACATCGCCCACCCCGACGAGACCGACGACGACGAGGTCGAGCCCGTGGAACTGCTCGTCAACCTCGCCGAGGAGGGTGAGATCGATCCGTGGGACATCGACGTGGTCGAGGTGACAGACGCGTTCCTCGACCGCCTCGACGAGACCGACCTGCGGACAGGTGGTCGAGCGCTGTTCTACGCGAGCGTCCTCCTGCGGATGAAATCGGACGATATGCTCGCGGCCGACGACGAGGACCCAGAGGAGGAGATCGAACCGTGGGAGGCCGCCTTCCAAGACGACGCCGCAATGCGCGACGACGGCCCCATCGACGACGGGTTCGATCCGATCGACGCCCTCGAAGACGAGATGGACCGCCGCCTCGACCGCAAGAGCACGCGCGGGTCGCCCGAGACGCTCGACGAACTCGTGCGGGAACTCCGCGAGGCCGAACGCGGGACGTGGTGGAAGGAGTCGCGCCAGTACGACACCAGCGCGTCGCCCCGGGGCTTCTCACGCGGGACGCAGACGCTGGAGTACCACGACGCCGACAGCCTTCGCCGGGAGGGCGAACCGGGTGAGGAAGACGTGACGGGCACGACCCACGAGGAGGATATCGAGGCTGTCATCGACGACGTCCGCGGCCGCCTCCGCCCGCAGTACGACCGCGGCCGGGCGGAAGTGCTGTTCCGTGAGGTGTCGGACGTGGGCACGACCGCCGTGATGACGTACCTCGCCTTGCTCTTCCTCGCGCACCGCGGCGAGGTGACGCTCGAACAGGACGACCTGTTCGGCGACCTGTGGGTGCGCGACGTGTCGATGGCCGCCGCGGGCGACGAGGCGACGGCGGACTAA
- the mtnP gene encoding S-methyl-5'-thioadenosine phosphorylase, which produces MTIGFIGGSGIYEALPLRDTRTEEVTTPFGEPSAPLEIGEFGDTGREVVFLPRHGPDHQRSPTDLPYKANIHALKQSGVEYIIASNAVGSLKEELPPQTLVIPDQIYDRTKNRDLSFFGDGIVVHQPFTRPYSPKLADHLADAAERALDSIDSESDVVDEGTYVCIEGPQYSTKAESEFYKSQGWDLVGMTAIPEAKLAREAEMAYATVAGVTDYDVWKQDAEVTLEEVLENAAANEEAIKETVEEAIRTFPEELDCEAHGSLEGTINTPAEAVPEETRERVGIFVDQYLDE; this is translated from the coding sequence ATGACAATCGGCTTCATCGGCGGCAGCGGAATCTACGAGGCGCTCCCGCTCCGCGACACCCGTACCGAGGAGGTAACGACACCGTTCGGCGAACCGTCTGCTCCCTTGGAGATCGGTGAGTTCGGCGACACCGGTCGCGAGGTCGTGTTCCTGCCGCGCCACGGTCCCGACCACCAGCGCTCGCCGACGGACCTCCCGTACAAGGCGAACATCCACGCGCTGAAGCAGTCGGGCGTCGAGTACATCATCGCCAGCAACGCTGTCGGGTCGCTGAAGGAGGAACTGCCGCCACAGACGCTCGTCATTCCCGACCAGATTTACGACCGGACCAAGAACCGCGATCTCTCGTTCTTCGGTGACGGCATCGTCGTTCACCAGCCGTTTACGCGGCCGTACTCCCCGAAACTGGCCGACCACCTCGCCGACGCCGCCGAGCGTGCACTCGACAGCATCGACTCGGAGTCGGACGTCGTCGACGAGGGGACGTACGTCTGCATCGAGGGCCCGCAGTACTCCACGAAGGCGGAGTCGGAGTTCTACAAGTCGCAGGGGTGGGACCTCGTCGGGATGACCGCCATCCCTGAGGCGAAACTCGCTCGCGAGGCGGAGATGGCGTATGCGACGGTCGCCGGCGTCACCGACTACGACGTGTGGAAGCAGGACGCCGAGGTGACCCTGGAGGAAGTGTTGGAGAACGCCGCCGCCAACGAGGAGGCGATCAAAGAGACCGTCGAGGAAGCCATCCGCACGTTCCCCGAAGAACTGGACTGCGAGGCGCACGGGTCGCTGGAGGGCACCATCAACACGCCCGCGGAAGCCGTTCCCGAGGAGACGCGTGAGCGCGTCGGCATCTTCGTGGACCAGTACCTCGACGAGTAA